One segment of Platichthys flesus chromosome 15, fPlaFle2.1, whole genome shotgun sequence DNA contains the following:
- the map7d2a gene encoding MAP7 domain-containing protein 2a isoform X5: MAKTVTSSSAVTGEKMAPPSITLLPDKRSPTNCHSSPARTGKTTPSNTEKKPQINGHASPSHLAANHAGKQTIEGYMKTDDRMRLAKERREEKERTLAAREQLMREKDRRARLHHERTVEERWRKLDEQRQREELRRAAVEEKRRQQLEEERERLEALIKRSFERSLLLEQRTKRWSRGWPSGAAPCSPHRSPFCSSLNPADHNRAGLLGGSQSTPNTPKKERLRRERRTASPGCGSPLRRPESPATSKLASKIRAQSPGNAHHHHNSPTRHRPNMSSDDKKAENKKVATHGERSKAETALKKNTDTKGSNPSLQAEKTVANTEITKTRSSKAETSDKRLRGDTPDRMQSPDRKDHVSPKVDSSEKKTQSNVQEGDKKKEAASCMGKGAAGTTNAEEATRLLAERRRQARAQKELDEKKREQEEEKRLQEQEKLRKQLEQEQRRQQEVKAQQAEEKKKNEEDVLRLKEKEKEANEKKEEQDKEHNDEMDREKEKVKVLAQEEAERQRLDRELQAQQEEEERQLRKKRIEEIMKRTRKGEADFKEEQVETKSVSGDKKTVQTNAQVKEQASQNVEFQVKEPVTLQVNSKECALVRKESSSAAAAQMDNQKSLPAKNNTHHVTPMHIVPEKRPDAKQTSEEHDRRSSKERKACDVKPQRREAGINANEQRVENAKATDQINKEPTKLRADAKASVKQGGLMNGALKGSGSALSSGRQIAEGSKQQSLRVSAAEGNHNRVSQVVAVRASVTPPLVRHLLPSIIKLEPLDVKGKGSCDEVQSMEVSPASKEELISIPVFSPVIEIQHSGLSNSRALEDLMDLTDGVPFPKLTSENNMGDCNKNLIEGVVSPMSDSKLIGMSPSSSNKLSIQ; this comes from the exons ATGGCGAAAACAGTCACGTCATCCAGCGCAGTTACAG GTGAAAAGATGGCACCGCCATCCATCACTCTACTTCCTGACAAGAGATCTCCGACAAATTGTCACAGCTCTCCAGCCCGAACAGGGAAAACGA CTCCATCTAACACAGAGAAAAAGCCACAAATAAATGGACACGCATCCCCATCGCACTTGGCAGCAAACCATGCAGGTAAACAAA CCATTGAGGGTTACATGAAGACGGACGATAGGATGCGATTGGCCAAAGAGCGacgtgaggagaaggagagaaccCTGG CTGCCAGGGAGCAGCTGATGAGGGAGAAGGATCGCAGAGCACGGCTGCACCACGAGCGCACAGTGGAGGAGCGCTGGAGGAAGCTGGATGAGCAGAGGCAGCGAGAGGAGCTCCGCAGGGCtgcagtggaggagaagaggaggcagcagctcgAGGAAGAGAGG GAGCGGTTGGAGGCCCTGATAAAACGCTCCTTCGAGCGAAGCCTTCTGCTGGAGCAGAGGACCAAACGCTGGAGCAGGGGCTGGCCTTCAGGAGCAG CACCCTGCAGTCCTCACAGGTCGCCTTTCTGCAGCTCGCTGAACCCTGCAGATCACAACAGGGCTGGCCTTCTGGGAGGCTCACAGTCCACTCCCAATACCCCCAAG AAAGAGCGGCTgcgcagagagagaagaaccgCATCCCCAGGTTGTGGATCGCCTCTGAGAAGACCTGAATCTCCGGCTACCTCCAA GCTGGCATCCAAGATCCGTGCCCAGTCTCCAGGCAACGCGCATCATCACCATAACTCCCCTACAAGACATCGTCCGAACATGTCAAGTGATGATAAGAAAGCAGAAAACAAGAAGGTGGCAACACATGGTGAAAGATCCAAAGCTGAGACAGCGTTGAAAAAGAATACGGACACAAAGGGCTCTAATCCGTCTTTGCAAGCTGAGAAGACTGTGGCGAACACGGAGATCACTAAAACAAGATCCTCTAAGGCTGAAACGTCTGATAAGCGCCTCAGAGGCGACACACCGGACAGAATGCAGTCGCCTGACAGGAAGGACCATGTGTCTCCCAAAGTAGATTCCtcagagaagaagacacagagCAATGTTCAGGAGGGAGACAAGAAAaaag AAGCAGCATCATGCATGGGGAAGGGGGCAGCTGGCACTACAAACGCAGAGGAGGCTACCAGGTTGCTGGCAGAGCGGAGGCGTCAGGCTCGAGCTCAGAAGGAACTGGACGAGAAAAAACgggaacaggaggaagaaaagag actgcaggagcaggagaagctAAGGAAGCAACTGGAACAGGAGCAGCGACGTCAGCAAGAAGTGAAGGCTCAACaagcggaggagaagaagaaaaatgaggAAGATGTTCTgagactgaaagaaaaagaaaaagaagccaatgaaaagaaggaggagcaggacaagGAGCATAATGACGAGATGGATAGAGAG aaagaaaaggtCAAAGTCCTGGctcaggaggaggcagagcgtCAGCGGCTGGACAGAGAACTACAGGCGcaacaagaagaggaggagaggcaacTGAGAAAAAAG aGAATTGAGGAGATCATGAAGAGAACTAGGAAGGGTGAAGCTGACTTTAAG gaggagcaggtggagacgAAGTCCGTCTCAG GGGATAAAAAGACTGTTCAAACGAATGCTCAGGTGAAGGAACAAGCGTCCCAAAATGTTGAGTTTCAGGTTAAAGAGCCGGTCACACTCCAGGTAAACTCGAAGGAATGTGCCCTGGTGAGGAAAgaatcatcatcagcagcagcagcacagatggaCAATCAGAAGAGTTTACCAGCTAAAAACAACACTCATCATGTAACACCAATGCACATTGTTCCCGAGAAGAGACCGGACGCCAAACAAACCAGTGAGGAGCATGACAGACGATCGAGCAAGGAACGCAAGGCCTGTGATGTGAAGCCGCAGAGAAGAGAGGCGGGAATTAATGCGAACGAGCAGCGCGTAGAAAATGCAAAAGCCACAGACCAAATAAACAAAGAGCCAACAAAGCTGAGAGCAGATGCCAAAGCCAGCGTAAAGCAGGGGGGGCTGATGAATGGAGCACTGAAGGGTAGTGGAAGTGCCTTGTCGAGTGGCCGCCAAATTGCTGAGGGAAGCAAACAACAAAGCCTGCGTGTGtcagctgcagagggaaacCATAACAGAGTGTCCCAGGTGGTGGCTGTTAGAGCCTCGGTGACTCCCCCGCTGGTCAGACACCTGTTGCCGTCGATCATCAAGCTGGAGCCGTTGGATGTGAAGGGGAAGGGGTCATGTGATGAGGTGCAGTCCATGGAGGTCAG CCCAGCTTCTAAGGAAGAACTGATTTCAATCCCAGTGTTCTCACCGGTCATTGAGATCCAGCACAGTGGTCTGAGTAACAGCCGCGCTCTCGAAGACCTGATGGATCTGACCGATGGCGTCCCCTTCCCCAAACTGACCTCTGAGAACAACATGGGCGACTGCAACAAGAACCTCATTGAGGGCGTTGTTAGTCCCATGTCAGACTCTAAGCTCATCGGGATGTCCCCTTCGTCATCGAATAAACTTAGCATCCAGTAG